The window TCTTATCAAGGTTTTCAGTAGGTTCACTTCTGGAAGATATGGTCGTATAATAAAGACTTGAATGTTTGATCAGTGCATTGCAAGAGTCTTGGATCCATTACAGAATTAACAAATGCTGCGGTGATAGTAAACCTCAGCACTCAAGGGAGTTACTATTAAAGGTCTGTGCCACTAAACGGCATGGGTTATTATTGTGGTTACTAGCTATTAATATGTTTGCATTGCTTGGCGAGAAACTGTCGCTCCATCTgccaaagcgcagaacacatattttgaaattacgaaccacacacatgacaagctacatacatgttaaggcgaacttcgcatcgtgtgccctcaaaaaaagaagtcaccggccgccactggtctgCATAATACAACCAGCCCAATGGCCAATAAAAAATTGGCCCAATGACCACAACCCATACACCAAAACTCAAAATATATCACTTCTGTACCGTACCTAAAACACATGTAATAAAACtgtttattctgattggttgagccGTATTGGAAGCTGATGTAAAACACTTGCGACAGAATGTGGGCGTGTCCAGAGACACAACAAAGTTGAAAAAAGTTCAGCAAAAGATgaatgacgtgaactccactgcttcactTCCATTGGTAGTCTCTCCCGAAAGCATCATCAAAGTTGAATGTTTCTCAACGTTGTCACATAACTGGACATGCCCACTTCCTGTCGCCAACGGACACTGTCGCTCGTGTGGTTACTAGCTATTAATACGTTTGCATTGCTTGGCGAGAAACTGTCGCTCCATCTGGATAAATAGTTGAAATTTTTTTGCGAAGGTTGCCAAGTCTGCATAATACAACCAGCCCAATGGCCAATCAAAAATTGGCCCGAGACTGCAACCCAAACACCAATACTCACAATATATCACTTCCGTTCCGtacctaaaataaatataattaaactTTATATCCTGATTGGTTGAGCCGTATTTGAAGCTGTTGTAAAACAACCATCATCTATTGACCGTTGGTGACAGAaagtgggcgtgtccagcgacgtgacaaagttgagaaaagttgatgaatgacgtgaactccactgcttcactCCCATTGGTAGTCGCCACGGAAAGCATCATCAAATTTGAACGTTTCTCAACTTTCTCGCATAAATGGACACGCCCACTTCCTGTCACCAATGACcactgtcgctcgtgtcgcTGGAAGTAGGCaagctttcatttaaaaaaatagatcGCATTGCATTGCCGTTGCTAGTCTTTAAGTTGGACACCTGACAAACAAAATTCCTCTTGCAACAAACGTTTTAAAGTATCCCAATTTTGTTGGAAAACTATGGACTTGGCAACCCTGttgagttttgtttttttaaattcagaGCAGATATCAAATGTTTAGAGGTGTGAAGTTTGAGGACATGAAAGCTGTACGTAATCTGTAATATCAGAACAATTCAGTTTAATTTTGACTCGTGTCTGAGAAGGGTTCGGCCCTCGAGATCCGACAGATTTAATTGGAATGCTGCTGAGGATCCAGGAGGGAATTGAGTTTTCGTGTCAAATTTAATTCTGCATAATCAACAGTAATTATTAAGTACAGCGGTGCGTTCAGAACGAGACTCGGTCATTTGTTGTGGTTAAAGCATTTTTGATTTCGTACGTGATGTTAATGAATATTAAAGTGATTTGTTGTTAGTTAGACACGTCTCATTACAAAACACTTGCTGCAGATTACAGTTGTAATTGATCGTGTGAATTTAATAAAAGCAGTCCTCTGAGATTTGCATTGTTTTGCTATAACTAACTGGTTCTTTCATACAGGTTTATGTAGGTGGGAACGCTGCTCTTATTGGACAGAAACTGGCATCAAACCCTCAGCTAGTGGTGAGTACACCAGACACAGATGCATTGATGCGTACAAGCATCTGAATTAAAGTGCCCAAGTGTTTCCACCCTGAGCTCAAATGCCATTGGTTGTCGTCCCTTAGGTCCTGTTGTGTGGTCCTGTAGGGCCAAAACTTCATGAAATGCTGGATGAGCAGATTGTGGTCCCACCAGAATCTCTACAGGAGACGGACGAGTACCACCTCATCCTGGAGTACAAGTCAGGTGAGAGACGCCCATCCTGTAATAACACAAACCAGGTCATTGTGTTGGGGTATACATGCACTCCCAATGCATTATTATACTGaaagattggtagcaacatCATACCTCTTTCTAAAATGCACTGCTTCAGTTTTCCTCTTAATTCTAATGATGCTAGTATTGTTTAtgaggggcggttcacatttcgcgtcttTTGGGTGCACAAGTACGTTATTTTGTTGAAAAGAAAGAGGAAAGCGGTTTTAGACATGAAATGTGAACTGCCCCTAAAGAAGGAAGTCTCAGGATTTTTGTGATAAGCTTAGTAAAAGGATGTGTTTAGTAAAGTCCATTTCCTTTGACACTAAAAAGACTTATGTAGACAGTATGGTGTCACGCTTGGTTGCGAAGCAGAGCTAATTATTAAcaatctgtttttgttttttgccacTTTTCGCCCCCTACAGGTGAGCAGTGGGGTACGTCGCGAGCTCCTCAAGCGAACCGCTTCATCCTATCTCACGATGTGTCTAATGGAAGGATGAGCGCTCTGGAGACATTCATAGCCAGTCTGGAGGAGTTTAATCCAGACCTGGTGGTTCTGTCCGGCTTGCATATGATGGAAGGAATGGGTCGGGACCTCTGGGAAAACCGACTGAAAGAGGTTCTAAAACCAGAACCAATTTCTTAATATTGATATGCTTTAAAATGATTGTAAAGCTGTTGTATAATAGCCAATGTTCACACATCAGTGACaacacattttatattaaatgtgcCGGATGCTATTTTAGGTTAGGCTGTCAAAGTGTAAATTTTGGATTTTACCACTGTTACtatgcgttcacaccagacatgaCTGAAGCGAATAAATTGTGCTATTTGcgtgtagttggacgcttgaacactCATGACGCGTGAATTTGCGTCATAGGCACATGAATTTGCGTCACAAGCACGTGCAAATACGACACATCATCTTATATTTAATGTTCATGATGCTATTTTAGGTTAGACTGTTAAAGTCTAAATCTTGGATTTTACCACTGTTACTATGCGTTTACACAAGACACGAATGAAGCGAATAAATTGTGAATAAACTATTCGCACATAGTttgacgcttgaacattttgagttaactcaAGAGTATTTGCGCCATTTCATTGCCGCGCGTATTTGCGCCATTTCATTGCCGCGCGTATTTGCGCCATTTCATTGCCGCGCGTATTTGCGCCATTTCATTGCCGCGCGTATTTGCGCCATTTCATTGCCGCGCGTATTTGCGCCATTTCATTGCCGCGCGTATTTGCGCCATTTCATTGCCGCGCGTATTTGCGCCATCAGTGTAAACGCAGGGTGTCATGGGTTATGGTGTTAATCTAAATATACAGATCtacaaattaagtttttttttttcggtttGTTGGTGACTTGTTTAATAAATCTACCATTTGCTTATGTATATTAGATCTCAAGTGTTTCTGTAAgtatcactttatttattttgagatGTTCATGTCCAGGCAGTGGATGTGATCTCAGATGTCAACAATGAGGTGCCCATCCATCTGGAGCTGGCCAGTATGACGGACAAAGACTATATGAACCGAATCCTACAGGAGGTAAATGTGTAGGTTTAACAGATACTAAAGTATAGTCCCCAGATACCCAGATAACGTTCCTTTGTCATTATTATAAGATGCTGTATATTGCTATACTGTgcaatgtatttcatgtttaacGTAACATTCAGTTTATTTTGTCCCTCTTCTGTTAGCAGGTCATGCCTATTGTGAGCTCCGTCGGTTTAAACGAACAGGAGCTGCTGTTTTTGACCCAGTCCGGAGGAGGTCCACACGCCGATCTCGCTTCCTGGGACGGCATCCCTGATGTTGGCCGCGTCAGTGACATCCTCCTGTGGGTACTGGAGCAACACGGTCGTGCAGACCCAGAATCTGAGTCCGATCTGACCAGGATCCACTTCCACACGCTGGCGTATCACATCCTGGCTACGGTCGACGGCCACTGGGGGAATCAGGTTTCGGCGGTGGCCGCCGGCGCCCGCGTGGCCAGCAGTCAAGCGTGCGGTTTGCAGACGGTGGATGTTACTAAGGTGGCCCTCAAAGCTCCTTTGAACTTCTACAGTTCGTTCACAGAACCCAGAGAAAGTCTAACGGTCGATGTGATGAACCCGGTTACGGTGTGGCGCAGAGGGAACGTGTCCTTCCATCTTACGCCAGTCCTGGTGTGCAAACAGCCGCTAAGGACCGTGGGATTGGGAGACGCCATATCAGCAGAAGGGCTTCTGTTTTCCGAGGTCACATCTGAACATTAGGAGTAGACGTCTGAGGTCGTGCTCAGATCTTTTTGAAGAAACTTACTTTGCTGAGATCTTCATCTTGACTGGAGCAAATGGACTTCAATAGCAGGTGAAAATAAGAGGGAATGTTTTCAAAGAGTTTCAGGAACAACGCCTCTCTCTCATCCAAGAGACTTTGTTGTCATGACTTTTCTCTTATTGTGAAAGACTGTGCTGAACGCAACCACGTAAGCCAGCCATGGCtgtttttttaaaggcatattttatttctttagtGAAACACAAAAGGATTTATATTGCAAAATgtccagtgttttttttttcataaaagcaccataaaatAAGTTCATAGATctaattttagtaaaaaaaaggaaattaaGGAAATTATTTTGGTCCATACTGGTAACAAGAAAGTAGGAATCAGGTGGTGCTTTATTTGACTGGACAACATCCATTCCCAGTTTTTAACCTTTTTGTTTCACGGAAATTATTTGGGTTCAAGTATCATAAGAGTGAATGATGACaactttaattcattttaacatttgatGACATGAGATTACACTCCGTAAATATGGCTGCTATTGAGAAAGAGACGTGAAAGACTTGAAGCCTTTAGTCTTAAATATTATCTCCAAAGTACAAATACTTACCCACAGTCCTGAGATTAGTCACACCCAAACCACTCCTTTATTTGATACACAAAAGTTAATGAGTTATTTGTCTTAACTGATACACTTCAGGTTTATCCAGTGGTGATGGAGGTTTATTTGTGTAGTAACGTTGAGTAAATGTGTGAGGTTTAACCTTGTTATCTTGTGTCATGTTATGAAAGACATGTTTCAGGTTCAATATAAATTAAATACCTGAGCCATACGGTGTGAGTTGTCTAATCTGTAgaaacaaagacttgttaaCACATGACCTGTTTGTTAAAAAGACTCGTTAGATCACATTAAGCTGTGAACGTGTATGAAATTTGGTTTATAAGTCAAAATTAAACTTGTATTGAACCTGGAACATTTCTAGTTAATAGTTATCTTAAAGATGATCTCATTGGATAGCTCACCTACACGTATTGTGACATCACGTAATGCACACTATCATGAATTATACTTCTCTTTTTAATACGTTTTAAAGGTGTGGGTGTTGATATAGCTGTAGTTTGTGTACTGAAGTACCAGCATcacatgtacattttaaatctcttatatatatttctttatgtTGGACTGCTGGTGTATGGTGACTGTTTGTACTTACACTTGAAAGTTGTTTTTAGACTATATTTTGGCTCTTTTACTTTTTAATCATCCCGAATTCACATAAGTCTTAATAGAGTGGATTTTAAGCATGTCATACATAATCTTTTCATTCAAGAATAAGTCAGTTTCTTCAAATGCAATAATTATTTtgattcacattttaattagagatgcaccgatatatcggtcaaTAATCGGTACCGATACACTATCGGCCggtatatcctgtcaatcaaaagagaacaggaatatgcactagtttaatgttaaatattaatggcattatataaataaataaaattgtcattttcagaatttagttaatacAACCAAACTATCtgtatcggcagatatcagtctgaataattgGTATTGGTG is drawn from Misgurnus anguillicaudatus chromosome 6, ASM2758022v2, whole genome shotgun sequence and contains these coding sequences:
- the adpgk gene encoding ADP-dependent glucokinase isoform X1, encoding MWKSAVVVALLALGMGYLYQNDPELPTQVLNYLRESLPLMQPSGGSEVRPPTLEEAISRAWQILITAPARRWGKVAVGVNACVDVVVSGVGLLQALALEPGSGNDHEVLHGKEDLKEAFIHYMEKGAAAERFFSDKEVFQRIARAAAEYPGAQVYVGGNAALIGQKLASNPQLVVLLCGPVGPKLHEMLDEQIVVPPESLQETDEYHLILEYKSGEQWGTSRAPQANRFILSHDVSNGRMSALETFIASLEEFNPDLVVLSGLHMMEGMGRDLWENRLKEAVDVISDVNNEVPIHLELASMTDKDYMNRILQEQVMPIVSSVGLNEQELLFLTQSGGGPHADLASWDGIPDVGRVSDILLWVLEQHGRADPESESDLTRIHFHTLAYHILATVDGHWGNQVSAVAAGARVASSQACGLQTVDVTKVALKAPLNFYSSFTEPRESLTVDVMNPVTVWRRGNVSFHLTPVLVCKQPLRTVGLGDAISAEGLLFSEVTSEH
- the adpgk gene encoding ADP-dependent glucokinase isoform X2, with protein sequence MWKSAVVVALLALGMGYLYQNDPELPTQVLNYLRESLPLMQPSGGSEVRPPTLEEAISRAWQILITAPARRWGKVAVGVNACVDVVVSGVGLLQALALEPGSGNDHEVLHGKEDLKEAFIHYMEKGAAAERFFSDKEVFQRIARAAAEYPGAQVYVGGNAALIGQKLASNPQLVVLLCGPVGPKLHEMLDEQIVVPPESLQETDEYHLILEYKSGEQWGTSRAPQANRFILSHDVSNGRMSALETFIASLEEFNPDLVVLSGLHMMEGMGRDLWENRLKEAVDVISDVNNEVPIHLELASMTDKDYMNRILQEVMPIVSSVGLNEQELLFLTQSGGGPHADLASWDGIPDVGRVSDILLWVLEQHGRADPESESDLTRIHFHTLAYHILATVDGHWGNQVSAVAAGARVASSQACGLQTVDVTKVALKAPLNFYSSFTEPRESLTVDVMNPVTVWRRGNVSFHLTPVLVCKQPLRTVGLGDAISAEGLLFSEVTSEH